A single Ammospiza caudacuta isolate bAmmCau1 chromosome 6, bAmmCau1.pri, whole genome shotgun sequence DNA region contains:
- the USH1C gene encoding harmonin isoform X4 gives MRNTKKVNLLIDNEAEKDYLYDVLRMYHQSMNLPVLVGDLKLVINEPSRLPLFDAIRPLIPLKHQVEYDQLTPKRSRKLKEVRLDRLDPEGLGLSVRGGVEFSCGLFISQLVKGGQADNAGLQVGDEIVRINGYSISSCTHEEVINLIRTKKIVSIKVRHVGMIPVKSSPDEPLKWQYVDQFVSECGEGKGSVAGLASSGGRDSKEKKVFISLIGTKGMGCSISSGPTQKPGIFISNVKPDSLSAEVGLEVGDQIVEVNGVDFSNVDHKEAVRVLKSSRTLTISVVAGAGKELFMTEEERQREARLRELERQELMHQKRLALETNKIVKEQQEKERLRKLEISQKAAEEEERYRREIEQITAEEEKFKKEWEEDWGPKEPPKSLKTVTAEVHSPPRSKHKKDLKGVAHDQLETDDVDGVNMKQDKQGFQKYVEDFDPYSMFTPDQIIGKDVRLLRIKKEGSLDLAVEGGIDSPIGKIVVSAIYEDGAADKHGGIVKGDEILAVNGKILIDSKLAEAQATLAKAWNMGGDWIDLVIAASPPKEYDDEMTFF, from the exons GTCTATGAATCTCCCAGTGTTGGTAGGGGACCTGAAACTGGTGATTAATGAACCAAGCAGGCTGCCTCTGTTTGATGCTATCCGCCCACTCATCCCATTAAAGCACCAGGTGGAATATGATCAGCTTACACCGAAACGATCACG AAAGCTGAAAGAGGTGAGATTGGATCGATTGGATCCTGAAGGGCTCGGATTAAGTGTAAGAGGTGGAGTGGAATTCAGCTGTGGCCTCTTCATCTCTCAGTTAGTTAAAGGAGGCCAGGCAGACAATGCTGGACTTCAG GTTGGGGATGAGATAGTGCGCATAAATGGATATTCCATTTCATCATGCACACACGAAGAAGTCATCAACCTCATTCGTACAAAGAAAATCGTGTCCATAAAAGTGAGGC atgtTGGCATGATACCTGTCAAAAG ttcaCCAGATGAACCCCTTAAATGGCAATATGTGGATCAGTTTGTGTCAGAGTGTGGG GAAGGAAAGGGCAGTGTGGCTGGACTTGCTTCTTCTGGAGGGAGAGACAGTAAAGAGAAGAAAGTCTTCATTAGCTTGATTGGTACAAAAGGCATGGGATGCAG TATTTCCAGTGGTCCAACACAAAAACCAGGCATTTTTATCAGCAATGTTAAGCCAGATTCTCTTTCAGCAGAGGTGGGCTTAGAG GTCGGCGACCAGATTGTTGAGGTGAATGGAGTGGACTTTTCTAATGTGGATCACAAAGAG gCTGTCAGAGTGCTCAAGAGCAGCCGTACTTTGACTATCTCTGTGGTAGCAGGCGCT GGCAAGGAGCTGTTCATGACTGAAGAAGAAAGGCAAAGAGAAGCACGTCTCCGTGAGCTGGAGCGCCAGGAGTTAATGCATCAGAAGCGCCTTGCGCTGGAGACCAACAAAATCGTCAAAGAGCAGCAAGAGAAAGAGAGATT AAGAAAGCTGGAGATTTCCCAGAAggctgcagaggaagaggagagatATCGCAGAGAAATAGAGCA gataacagcagaggaagagaaatttaaaaaggagTGGGAAGAAGACTGGGGTCCTAAAGAACCACCCAAGTCTCTAAAAACTGTAACTGCAGAAGTGCACTCTCCCCCTCGTTCCAAACACAAAA AAGATTTAAAGGGAGTTGCACATGACCAACTTGAAACAGATGACGTGGATGGAGTGAACATGAAGCAGGACAAACAG GGCTTCCAGAAGTATGTGGAAGATTTTGATCCATATTCAATG TTTACCCCAGACCAGATAATAGGAAAAGATGTACGGCTATTACGAATAAAAAAG GAAGGATCACTGGACCTTGCAGTTGAGGGAGGAATTGATTCTCCAATTGGAAAGATAGTTGTGTCTGCCATCTACGAGGACGGTGCTGCAGACAAACATG GAGGCATAGTGAAAGGGGATGAAATACTGGCTGTAAATGGCAAGATATTAATTGACAGCAAGCTGGCAGAAGCACAGGCAACTCTAGCAAAAGCTTGGAACATGGGTGGG gattGGATTGACTTAGTCATTGCAGCATCACCTCCAAAAGAATATGATGATGAAAT
- the USH1C gene encoding harmonin isoform X2, producing the protein MERRVAREFRHKVNLLIDNEAEKDYLYDVLRMYHQSMNLPVLVGDLKLVINEPSRLPLFDAIRPLIPLKHQVEYDQLTPKRSRKLKEVRLDRLDPEGLGLSVRGGVEFSCGLFISQLVKGGQADNAGLQVGDEIVRINGYSISSCTHEEVINLIRTKKIVSIKVRHVGMIPVKSSPDEPLKWQYVDQFVSECGEGKGSVAGLASSGGRDSKEKKVFISLIGTKGMGCSISSGPTQKPGIFISNVKPDSLSAEVGLEVGDQIVEVNGVDFSNVDHKEAVRVLKSSRTLTISVVAGAGKELFMTEEERQREARLRELERQELMHQKRLALETNKIVKEQQEKERLRKLEISQKAAEEEERYRREIEQITAEEEKFKKEWEEDWGPKEPPKSLKTVTAEVHSPPRSKHKKDLKGVAHDQLETDDVDGVNMKQDKQGFQKYVEDFDPYSMFTPDQIIGKDVRLLRIKKEGSLDLAVEGGIDSPIGKIVVSAIYEDGAADKHGGIVKGDEILAVNGKILIDSKLAEAQATLAKAWNMGGDWIDLVIAASPPKEYDDEMTFF; encoded by the exons GTCTATGAATCTCCCAGTGTTGGTAGGGGACCTGAAACTGGTGATTAATGAACCAAGCAGGCTGCCTCTGTTTGATGCTATCCGCCCACTCATCCCATTAAAGCACCAGGTGGAATATGATCAGCTTACACCGAAACGATCACG AAAGCTGAAAGAGGTGAGATTGGATCGATTGGATCCTGAAGGGCTCGGATTAAGTGTAAGAGGTGGAGTGGAATTCAGCTGTGGCCTCTTCATCTCTCAGTTAGTTAAAGGAGGCCAGGCAGACAATGCTGGACTTCAG GTTGGGGATGAGATAGTGCGCATAAATGGATATTCCATTTCATCATGCACACACGAAGAAGTCATCAACCTCATTCGTACAAAGAAAATCGTGTCCATAAAAGTGAGGC atgtTGGCATGATACCTGTCAAAAG ttcaCCAGATGAACCCCTTAAATGGCAATATGTGGATCAGTTTGTGTCAGAGTGTGGG GAAGGAAAGGGCAGTGTGGCTGGACTTGCTTCTTCTGGAGGGAGAGACAGTAAAGAGAAGAAAGTCTTCATTAGCTTGATTGGTACAAAAGGCATGGGATGCAG TATTTCCAGTGGTCCAACACAAAAACCAGGCATTTTTATCAGCAATGTTAAGCCAGATTCTCTTTCAGCAGAGGTGGGCTTAGAG GTCGGCGACCAGATTGTTGAGGTGAATGGAGTGGACTTTTCTAATGTGGATCACAAAGAG gCTGTCAGAGTGCTCAAGAGCAGCCGTACTTTGACTATCTCTGTGGTAGCAGGCGCT GGCAAGGAGCTGTTCATGACTGAAGAAGAAAGGCAAAGAGAAGCACGTCTCCGTGAGCTGGAGCGCCAGGAGTTAATGCATCAGAAGCGCCTTGCGCTGGAGACCAACAAAATCGTCAAAGAGCAGCAAGAGAAAGAGAGATT AAGAAAGCTGGAGATTTCCCAGAAggctgcagaggaagaggagagatATCGCAGAGAAATAGAGCA gataacagcagaggaagagaaatttaaaaaggagTGGGAAGAAGACTGGGGTCCTAAAGAACCACCCAAGTCTCTAAAAACTGTAACTGCAGAAGTGCACTCTCCCCCTCGTTCCAAACACAAAA AAGATTTAAAGGGAGTTGCACATGACCAACTTGAAACAGATGACGTGGATGGAGTGAACATGAAGCAGGACAAACAG GGCTTCCAGAAGTATGTGGAAGATTTTGATCCATATTCAATG TTTACCCCAGACCAGATAATAGGAAAAGATGTACGGCTATTACGAATAAAAAAG GAAGGATCACTGGACCTTGCAGTTGAGGGAGGAATTGATTCTCCAATTGGAAAGATAGTTGTGTCTGCCATCTACGAGGACGGTGCTGCAGACAAACATG GAGGCATAGTGAAAGGGGATGAAATACTGGCTGTAAATGGCAAGATATTAATTGACAGCAAGCTGGCAGAAGCACAGGCAACTCTAGCAAAAGCTTGGAACATGGGTGGG gattGGATTGACTTAGTCATTGCAGCATCACCTCCAAAAGAATATGATGATGAAAT
- the USH1C gene encoding harmonin isoform X3, with protein MCYINEWPKRFLKTFIQQFSDYQVNLLIDNEAEKDYLYDVLRMYHQSMNLPVLVGDLKLVINEPSRLPLFDAIRPLIPLKHQVEYDQLTPKRSRKLKEVRLDRLDPEGLGLSVRGGVEFSCGLFISQLVKGGQADNAGLQVGDEIVRINGYSISSCTHEEVINLIRTKKIVSIKVRHVGMIPVKSSPDEPLKWQYVDQFVSECGEGKGSVAGLASSGGRDSKEKKVFISLIGTKGMGCSISSGPTQKPGIFISNVKPDSLSAEVGLEVGDQIVEVNGVDFSNVDHKEAVRVLKSSRTLTISVVAGAGKELFMTEEERQREARLRELERQELMHQKRLALETNKIVKEQQEKERLRKLEISQKAAEEEERYRREIEQITAEEEKFKKEWEEDWGPKEPPKSLKTVTAEVHSPPRSKHKKDLKGVAHDQLETDDVDGVNMKQDKQFTPDQIIGKDVRLLRIKKEGSLDLAVEGGIDSPIGKIVVSAIYEDGAADKHGGIVKGDEILAVNGKILIDSKLAEAQATLAKAWNMGGDWIDLVIAASPPKEYDDEMTFF; from the exons GTCTATGAATCTCCCAGTGTTGGTAGGGGACCTGAAACTGGTGATTAATGAACCAAGCAGGCTGCCTCTGTTTGATGCTATCCGCCCACTCATCCCATTAAAGCACCAGGTGGAATATGATCAGCTTACACCGAAACGATCACG AAAGCTGAAAGAGGTGAGATTGGATCGATTGGATCCTGAAGGGCTCGGATTAAGTGTAAGAGGTGGAGTGGAATTCAGCTGTGGCCTCTTCATCTCTCAGTTAGTTAAAGGAGGCCAGGCAGACAATGCTGGACTTCAG GTTGGGGATGAGATAGTGCGCATAAATGGATATTCCATTTCATCATGCACACACGAAGAAGTCATCAACCTCATTCGTACAAAGAAAATCGTGTCCATAAAAGTGAGGC atgtTGGCATGATACCTGTCAAAAG ttcaCCAGATGAACCCCTTAAATGGCAATATGTGGATCAGTTTGTGTCAGAGTGTGGG GAAGGAAAGGGCAGTGTGGCTGGACTTGCTTCTTCTGGAGGGAGAGACAGTAAAGAGAAGAAAGTCTTCATTAGCTTGATTGGTACAAAAGGCATGGGATGCAG TATTTCCAGTGGTCCAACACAAAAACCAGGCATTTTTATCAGCAATGTTAAGCCAGATTCTCTTTCAGCAGAGGTGGGCTTAGAG GTCGGCGACCAGATTGTTGAGGTGAATGGAGTGGACTTTTCTAATGTGGATCACAAAGAG gCTGTCAGAGTGCTCAAGAGCAGCCGTACTTTGACTATCTCTGTGGTAGCAGGCGCT GGCAAGGAGCTGTTCATGACTGAAGAAGAAAGGCAAAGAGAAGCACGTCTCCGTGAGCTGGAGCGCCAGGAGTTAATGCATCAGAAGCGCCTTGCGCTGGAGACCAACAAAATCGTCAAAGAGCAGCAAGAGAAAGAGAGATT AAGAAAGCTGGAGATTTCCCAGAAggctgcagaggaagaggagagatATCGCAGAGAAATAGAGCA gataacagcagaggaagagaaatttaaaaaggagTGGGAAGAAGACTGGGGTCCTAAAGAACCACCCAAGTCTCTAAAAACTGTAACTGCAGAAGTGCACTCTCCCCCTCGTTCCAAACACAAAA AAGATTTAAAGGGAGTTGCACATGACCAACTTGAAACAGATGACGTGGATGGAGTGAACATGAAGCAGGACAAACAG TTTACCCCAGACCAGATAATAGGAAAAGATGTACGGCTATTACGAATAAAAAAG GAAGGATCACTGGACCTTGCAGTTGAGGGAGGAATTGATTCTCCAATTGGAAAGATAGTTGTGTCTGCCATCTACGAGGACGGTGCTGCAGACAAACATG GAGGCATAGTGAAAGGGGATGAAATACTGGCTGTAAATGGCAAGATATTAATTGACAGCAAGCTGGCAGAAGCACAGGCAACTCTAGCAAAAGCTTGGAACATGGGTGGG gattGGATTGACTTAGTCATTGCAGCATCACCTCCAAAAGAATATGATGATGAAAT
- the USH1C gene encoding harmonin isoform X1: MCYINEWPKRFLKTFIQQFSDYQVNLLIDNEAEKDYLYDVLRMYHQSMNLPVLVGDLKLVINEPSRLPLFDAIRPLIPLKHQVEYDQLTPKRSRKLKEVRLDRLDPEGLGLSVRGGVEFSCGLFISQLVKGGQADNAGLQVGDEIVRINGYSISSCTHEEVINLIRTKKIVSIKVRHVGMIPVKSSPDEPLKWQYVDQFVSECGEGKGSVAGLASSGGRDSKEKKVFISLIGTKGMGCSISSGPTQKPGIFISNVKPDSLSAEVGLEVGDQIVEVNGVDFSNVDHKEAVRVLKSSRTLTISVVAGAGKELFMTEEERQREARLRELERQELMHQKRLALETNKIVKEQQEKERLRKLEISQKAAEEEERYRREIEQITAEEEKFKKEWEEDWGPKEPPKSLKTVTAEVHSPPRSKHKKDLKGVAHDQLETDDVDGVNMKQDKQGFQKYVEDFDPYSMFTPDQIIGKDVRLLRIKKEGSLDLAVEGGIDSPIGKIVVSAIYEDGAADKHGGIVKGDEILAVNGKILIDSKLAEAQATLAKAWNMGGDWIDLVIAASPPKEYDDEMTFF, encoded by the exons GTCTATGAATCTCCCAGTGTTGGTAGGGGACCTGAAACTGGTGATTAATGAACCAAGCAGGCTGCCTCTGTTTGATGCTATCCGCCCACTCATCCCATTAAAGCACCAGGTGGAATATGATCAGCTTACACCGAAACGATCACG AAAGCTGAAAGAGGTGAGATTGGATCGATTGGATCCTGAAGGGCTCGGATTAAGTGTAAGAGGTGGAGTGGAATTCAGCTGTGGCCTCTTCATCTCTCAGTTAGTTAAAGGAGGCCAGGCAGACAATGCTGGACTTCAG GTTGGGGATGAGATAGTGCGCATAAATGGATATTCCATTTCATCATGCACACACGAAGAAGTCATCAACCTCATTCGTACAAAGAAAATCGTGTCCATAAAAGTGAGGC atgtTGGCATGATACCTGTCAAAAG ttcaCCAGATGAACCCCTTAAATGGCAATATGTGGATCAGTTTGTGTCAGAGTGTGGG GAAGGAAAGGGCAGTGTGGCTGGACTTGCTTCTTCTGGAGGGAGAGACAGTAAAGAGAAGAAAGTCTTCATTAGCTTGATTGGTACAAAAGGCATGGGATGCAG TATTTCCAGTGGTCCAACACAAAAACCAGGCATTTTTATCAGCAATGTTAAGCCAGATTCTCTTTCAGCAGAGGTGGGCTTAGAG GTCGGCGACCAGATTGTTGAGGTGAATGGAGTGGACTTTTCTAATGTGGATCACAAAGAG gCTGTCAGAGTGCTCAAGAGCAGCCGTACTTTGACTATCTCTGTGGTAGCAGGCGCT GGCAAGGAGCTGTTCATGACTGAAGAAGAAAGGCAAAGAGAAGCACGTCTCCGTGAGCTGGAGCGCCAGGAGTTAATGCATCAGAAGCGCCTTGCGCTGGAGACCAACAAAATCGTCAAAGAGCAGCAAGAGAAAGAGAGATT AAGAAAGCTGGAGATTTCCCAGAAggctgcagaggaagaggagagatATCGCAGAGAAATAGAGCA gataacagcagaggaagagaaatttaaaaaggagTGGGAAGAAGACTGGGGTCCTAAAGAACCACCCAAGTCTCTAAAAACTGTAACTGCAGAAGTGCACTCTCCCCCTCGTTCCAAACACAAAA AAGATTTAAAGGGAGTTGCACATGACCAACTTGAAACAGATGACGTGGATGGAGTGAACATGAAGCAGGACAAACAG GGCTTCCAGAAGTATGTGGAAGATTTTGATCCATATTCAATG TTTACCCCAGACCAGATAATAGGAAAAGATGTACGGCTATTACGAATAAAAAAG GAAGGATCACTGGACCTTGCAGTTGAGGGAGGAATTGATTCTCCAATTGGAAAGATAGTTGTGTCTGCCATCTACGAGGACGGTGCTGCAGACAAACATG GAGGCATAGTGAAAGGGGATGAAATACTGGCTGTAAATGGCAAGATATTAATTGACAGCAAGCTGGCAGAAGCACAGGCAACTCTAGCAAAAGCTTGGAACATGGGTGGG gattGGATTGACTTAGTCATTGCAGCATCACCTCCAAAAGAATATGATGATGAAAT
- the USH1C gene encoding harmonin isoform X5, producing the protein MCYINEWPKRFLKTFIQQFSDYQVNLLIDNEAEKDYLYDVLRMYHQSMNLPVLVGDLKLVINEPSRLPLFDAIRPLIPLKHQVEYDQLTPKRSRKLKEVRLDRLDPEGLGLSVRGGVEFSCGLFISQLVKGGQADNAGLQVGDEIVRINGYSISSCTHEEVINLIRTKKIVSIKVRHVGMIPVKSSPDEPLKWQYVDQFVSECGEGKGSVAGLASSGGRDSKEKKVFISLIGTKGMGCSISSGPTQKPGIFISNVKPDSLSAEVGLEVGDQIVEVNGVDFSNVDHKEAVRVLKSSRTLTISVVAGAGKELFMTEEERQREARLRELERQELMHQKRLALETNKIVKEQQEKERLRKLEISQKAAEEEERYRREIEQITAEEEKFKKEWEEDWGPKEPPKSLKTVTAEVHSPPRSKHKKDLKGVAHDQLETDDVDGVNMKQDKQGNMCGPLVNDERF; encoded by the exons GTCTATGAATCTCCCAGTGTTGGTAGGGGACCTGAAACTGGTGATTAATGAACCAAGCAGGCTGCCTCTGTTTGATGCTATCCGCCCACTCATCCCATTAAAGCACCAGGTGGAATATGATCAGCTTACACCGAAACGATCACG AAAGCTGAAAGAGGTGAGATTGGATCGATTGGATCCTGAAGGGCTCGGATTAAGTGTAAGAGGTGGAGTGGAATTCAGCTGTGGCCTCTTCATCTCTCAGTTAGTTAAAGGAGGCCAGGCAGACAATGCTGGACTTCAG GTTGGGGATGAGATAGTGCGCATAAATGGATATTCCATTTCATCATGCACACACGAAGAAGTCATCAACCTCATTCGTACAAAGAAAATCGTGTCCATAAAAGTGAGGC atgtTGGCATGATACCTGTCAAAAG ttcaCCAGATGAACCCCTTAAATGGCAATATGTGGATCAGTTTGTGTCAGAGTGTGGG GAAGGAAAGGGCAGTGTGGCTGGACTTGCTTCTTCTGGAGGGAGAGACAGTAAAGAGAAGAAAGTCTTCATTAGCTTGATTGGTACAAAAGGCATGGGATGCAG TATTTCCAGTGGTCCAACACAAAAACCAGGCATTTTTATCAGCAATGTTAAGCCAGATTCTCTTTCAGCAGAGGTGGGCTTAGAG GTCGGCGACCAGATTGTTGAGGTGAATGGAGTGGACTTTTCTAATGTGGATCACAAAGAG gCTGTCAGAGTGCTCAAGAGCAGCCGTACTTTGACTATCTCTGTGGTAGCAGGCGCT GGCAAGGAGCTGTTCATGACTGAAGAAGAAAGGCAAAGAGAAGCACGTCTCCGTGAGCTGGAGCGCCAGGAGTTAATGCATCAGAAGCGCCTTGCGCTGGAGACCAACAAAATCGTCAAAGAGCAGCAAGAGAAAGAGAGATT AAGAAAGCTGGAGATTTCCCAGAAggctgcagaggaagaggagagatATCGCAGAGAAATAGAGCA gataacagcagaggaagagaaatttaaaaaggagTGGGAAGAAGACTGGGGTCCTAAAGAACCACCCAAGTCTCTAAAAACTGTAACTGCAGAAGTGCACTCTCCCCCTCGTTCCAAACACAAAA AAGATTTAAAGGGAGTTGCACATGACCAACTTGAAACAGATGACGTGGATGGAGTGAACATGAAGCAGGACAAACAG GGCAATATGTGTGGTCCTTTAGTAAATGATGAAAGATTTTGA